One genomic segment of Caldimonas brevitalea includes these proteins:
- the glpK gene encoding glycerol kinase GlpK, protein MTYLLALDQGTSSSRSIVFDAEGNIVAMAQREFRQIYPQPGWVEHDPREIWSTQLATAREVLGKAGLQASQMAALGITNQRETTLLWNRKTGEPVYNAIVWQDRRAEPLCTQLREQGLEPTVRAKTGLVIDAYFSGTKIQWILDNVPGVRAAAERGELAFGTVDSWLVWQLTGGRLHVTDVTNASRSMLFNIHRNEWDDELLDALRIPRSLLPEVHPSSHVYGETDAGVLGASLKIGGIAGDQQSALFGQACFRAGLAKNTYGTGCFMLMHTGDQGEPSTNGLITTAAAQCNATPQYAHEGSVFIGGAVVQWLRDGLRAIKGSGEVQGLAESVPDSGGVMFVPAFTGLGAPYWKPKASGAIVGLTRGSSVAHIARAALESIAFQSAALLQAMSRDAQAAGGAAVAELRVDGGACVNNLLMQFQADLLGVPVVRPKVIETTALGAAYLAGLSCGVYKGVDELSAQWQVERRFMPTMPRSRAAELMQRWEHAVRQATLE, encoded by the coding sequence ATGACCTATTTGCTCGCCCTCGACCAGGGCACCTCCAGTTCGCGCAGCATCGTGTTCGACGCCGAAGGCAACATCGTTGCGATGGCGCAGCGCGAGTTTCGCCAGATCTATCCGCAGCCCGGCTGGGTGGAGCATGACCCGCGCGAGATCTGGAGCACGCAGCTGGCCACCGCCCGCGAGGTGCTGGGCAAGGCGGGGCTGCAGGCCAGTCAGATGGCGGCGCTGGGCATCACCAACCAGCGCGAGACCACACTGCTGTGGAACCGCAAGACCGGCGAGCCGGTCTACAACGCCATCGTCTGGCAGGACCGGCGCGCCGAGCCGCTGTGCACCCAGCTGCGCGAGCAGGGGCTCGAGCCCACCGTGCGCGCCAAGACCGGCCTCGTCATCGACGCGTATTTCTCGGGCACCAAGATCCAGTGGATCCTCGACAACGTGCCCGGCGTGCGAGCTGCGGCCGAGCGCGGCGAGCTGGCCTTCGGCACGGTGGATTCATGGCTGGTGTGGCAGCTCACCGGCGGCCGGCTGCATGTCACCGACGTCACCAACGCCTCGCGTTCGATGCTGTTCAACATCCATCGCAACGAGTGGGACGACGAGCTGCTGGACGCCTTGCGCATCCCGCGTTCGCTGCTGCCCGAGGTGCACCCGTCCTCGCACGTCTATGGCGAAACCGACGCGGGTGTGCTGGGCGCCTCGCTCAAGATCGGCGGCATCGCCGGCGACCAGCAGAGCGCGCTGTTCGGCCAGGCGTGCTTCCGCGCGGGTCTGGCCAAGAACACCTACGGCACTGGCTGCTTCATGCTGATGCACACCGGCGACCAGGGCGAGCCGTCGACCAACGGCCTGATCACCACTGCCGCGGCGCAGTGCAACGCAACCCCGCAATACGCGCACGAAGGCAGTGTCTTCATCGGCGGCGCCGTGGTGCAGTGGCTGCGCGACGGGCTGCGCGCGATCAAGGGCTCGGGCGAGGTGCAGGGGCTGGCCGAATCGGTGCCCGACTCGGGCGGCGTGATGTTCGTGCCGGCCTTCACCGGCCTCGGCGCGCCTTACTGGAAACCCAAGGCCAGCGGCGCCATCGTCGGCCTGACCCGCGGCAGCAGCGTCGCCCATATCGCCCGCGCGGCGCTCGAGTCCATCGCGTTCCAGAGCGCCGCGCTGCTGCAGGCGATGAGCCGCGATGCGCAGGCAGCCGGCGGCGCGGCGGTGGCCGAGTTGCGGGTCGACGGCGGTGCCTGCGTCAACAACCTGCTGATGCAGTTCCAGGCTGATCTGCTGGGCGTGCCGGTGGTGCGGCCCAAGGTCATCGAGACCACCGCGCTCGGCGCCGCGTACCTCGCGGGCCTGAGCTGCGGTGTCTACAAGGGCGTCGACGAGCTGTCGGCGCAGTGGCAGGTGGAGCGCCGCTTCATGCCCACCATGCCGCGCAGCCGCGCCGCAGAGCTGATGCAGCGCTGGGAGCATGCGGTGCGCCAGGCCACCCTCGAATAA
- a CDS encoding ABC transporter substrate-binding protein, whose amino-acid sequence MKQYLSAAALAALTLGAPAVQAGEAEAKKWIDTEFQPSSLNPKQQLMEMQWFIGAAQKLQARGIKEVHVVSETIATHEYEAKTLARAFEEITGIKVKHDLIQEGDVVEKLQASMQSGKSIYDGWVSDSDLIGTHYRYGAVMPLSDYMDGAGREFTNPWLDLTDFIGTRFTRAPDGKLYQLPDQQFANLYWFRADLFARADLKEKFKAKYGYELGVPLNWSAYEDIAEFFTNDVKQIDGKPIYGHMDYGKKDPSLGWRFTDAWLSMAGTADKGLPNGSPIDEWGIRVAMDRCTPVGASVERGGATNSPAAVYALTKYIDWMKKYAPREATGMTFGEAGPVPAQGQIAQQVFWYTAFTADMTKPGLPVVNADGTPKWRMAPSPHGAYWKPGMQNGYQDVGAWTFLKQHHPDRTAAAWLYAQFVTSKTVSLKKSIKGVTFIRESDIRHDYFTQNAAKYGGLIEFYRSPARVAWTPTGTNVPDYPKLAQLWWKNIATAVSGEVTPQAAMDTLADEMDQVMARLERAGMANCPPKLNPRHDAVHRLVTYAAPWKKLANEKPAGETIGYDQLLQAWKAGRAR is encoded by the coding sequence ATGAAGCAGTACTTGAGCGCCGCCGCCCTGGCCGCGCTGACCCTGGGCGCACCCGCGGTGCAGGCCGGCGAAGCCGAAGCGAAGAAGTGGATCGACACGGAGTTCCAGCCTTCCAGCCTCAATCCCAAGCAGCAGCTGATGGAGATGCAGTGGTTCATCGGCGCGGCGCAGAAGCTGCAGGCGCGTGGCATCAAGGAGGTGCACGTGGTGTCCGAGACCATCGCGACCCACGAGTACGAAGCCAAGACGCTGGCGCGTGCCTTCGAGGAGATCACCGGCATCAAGGTCAAGCACGACCTGATCCAGGAAGGCGACGTGGTCGAAAAGCTCCAGGCGTCGATGCAGTCGGGCAAATCGATCTACGACGGCTGGGTGTCGGACTCCGACCTGATCGGCACCCACTACCGCTATGGCGCCGTGATGCCGTTGAGCGACTACATGGACGGCGCCGGGCGCGAGTTCACCAACCCATGGCTGGACCTGACGGACTTCATCGGCACCCGCTTCACCCGTGCGCCGGACGGCAAGCTCTACCAGCTGCCCGACCAGCAGTTCGCCAACCTGTACTGGTTTCGGGCCGACCTGTTCGCGCGCGCCGACCTGAAGGAGAAGTTCAAGGCCAAGTACGGCTATGAACTGGGCGTGCCGTTGAACTGGTCGGCCTATGAAGACATCGCCGAGTTCTTCACCAACGACGTGAAGCAGATCGACGGCAAGCCGATCTACGGCCATATGGACTACGGCAAGAAAGACCCGTCGCTGGGCTGGCGTTTCACCGACGCGTGGCTGTCGATGGCCGGCACCGCCGACAAGGGGCTGCCCAACGGTTCGCCGATCGACGAGTGGGGCATTCGCGTCGCGATGGACCGTTGCACGCCGGTGGGCGCCTCGGTCGAGCGGGGCGGCGCGACCAATTCGCCGGCCGCCGTCTATGCGCTGACCAAATACATCGACTGGATGAAGAAGTATGCGCCGCGGGAAGCCACGGGCATGACCTTCGGCGAAGCCGGCCCGGTGCCCGCACAAGGCCAGATCGCGCAGCAGGTGTTCTGGTACACCGCCTTCACGGCCGACATGACCAAGCCGGGCCTGCCGGTGGTCAATGCCGACGGCACACCCAAGTGGCGCATGGCCCCCTCCCCGCACGGTGCCTACTGGAAGCCGGGCATGCAGAACGGCTACCAGGACGTCGGGGCGTGGACCTTTTTGAAGCAGCACCATCCCGACCGCACCGCGGCGGCCTGGCTGTATGCCCAGTTCGTGACCAGCAAGACGGTGTCGCTGAAGAAGTCGATCAAGGGCGTGACCTTCATCCGCGAGAGCGACATCCGCCACGACTACTTCACGCAGAACGCGGCCAAGTACGGGGGCCTGATCGAGTTTTACCGCAGCCCGGCACGGGTGGCGTGGACGCCGACCGGCACCAACGTGCCCGACTACCCCAAGCTGGCGCAGCTGTGGTGGAAGAACATCGCCACCGCCGTCAGCGGCGAGGTGACGCCGCAGGCGGCGATGGACACGCTGGCCGACGAGATGGACCAGGTGATGGCCCGCCTCGAGCGCGCCGGCATGGCGAATTGCCCGCCCAAGCTCAATCCGCGGCACGACGCGGTCCACCGCCTGGTGACCTACGCCGCACCGTGGAAGAAACTGGCGAACGAGAAGCCGGCGGGCGAGACCATCGGCTATGACCAGCTGCTGCAGGCGTGGAAGGCCGGGCGGGCGCGTTGA